The Actinobacillus equuli genome includes a window with the following:
- the rpmF gene encoding 50S ribosomal protein L32, with translation MAVQQNKKSRSRRDMRRSHDALTTAAVSVDKTTGETHLRHHVTADGYYRGRKVINK, from the coding sequence ATGGCTGTTCAACAAAATAAGAAATCTCGTTCACGTCGTGATATGCGTCGTTCACACGATGCATTAACAACAGCAGCAGTTTCAGTAGATAAAACAACTGGTGAAACTCACTTACGTCACCACGTAACTGCTGACGGTTACTACCGTGGTCGTAAAGTAATCAACAAATAA
- the yceD gene encoding 23S rRNA accumulation protein YceD gives MQKVKLPLTIDPYKDAQRRMDYEGYISSSLLSRLGESVSNVLSDAQVTLSLYIDPQRLTVIKGMAKVEVEFDCQRCGNPFTQTLDCSFCFSPVSNMDQADNLPEIYEPIEVNEFGEVNLLDMIEDEFIIELPLVPMHSEEHCEVSVSEQVFGELPEELAKKPNPFAVLANLKKN, from the coding sequence ATGCAAAAGGTAAAACTACCCCTCACCATTGACCCATATAAAGACGCACAGCGTCGAATGGATTACGAAGGCTACATTTCAAGTAGTCTCCTTAGTCGTTTGGGTGAATCTGTGAGCAATGTGCTAAGCGATGCACAAGTTACTCTCTCGTTATATATCGATCCACAACGCTTAACCGTCATTAAAGGTATGGCTAAAGTTGAGGTGGAATTTGATTGCCAACGATGCGGTAACCCGTTTACACAAACACTCGACTGTTCATTTTGTTTCAGTCCAGTGTCTAATATGGATCAGGCGGACAATTTGCCCGAAATTTATGAACCTATCGAAGTAAACGAGTTTGGTGAAGTAAATTTACTAGATATGATTGAAGATGAGTTTATCATCGAATTACCTCTAGTCCCGATGCATAGTGAAGAACACTGTGAAGTGTCCGTGAGTGAACAGGTGTTTGGCGAATTGCCTGAAGAATTGGCGAAGAAACCTAACCCGTTCGCTGTATTAGCTAATTTAAAGAAAAACTAG
- a CDS encoding cytochrome C assembly family protein — protein sequence MLSAILAILAYLGALLWVAPTVANLENQANNQKPNIKAVFGIGLLAVLFHAISLSQAFISTENGQNFSLSNVNSLMSFLLSAFATLALPRWRTIWFPLMVVYTFGICSVAVSSFATGNFIKNLADNPGLVFHLGIALFSYALFFLALLYALQLKWLDKKLKSKKPVFCSMLPPLMTVERHFFTLTLAAQAMLTVTLISGMIYLHNFFAPEQIHKAIFSFIAWIVYTILLLGQWKFRWRGNRVLIYSILGTILLTIGYFGSHVIS from the coding sequence ATGTTATCTGCTATTCTGGCGATCCTTGCTTATTTAGGCGCTTTATTATGGGTGGCTCCGACCGTAGCCAATTTAGAAAACCAAGCCAATAACCAAAAGCCGAATATTAAAGCGGTCTTTGGCATCGGTTTGCTTGCTGTGTTATTTCATGCGATTAGCTTGTCTCAAGCGTTTATTTCAACTGAGAACGGACAAAACTTTTCGCTTTCTAATGTCAATTCGTTGATGAGCTTCTTGCTCAGTGCATTTGCGACACTGGCGTTACCTCGTTGGAGAACGATTTGGTTTCCGCTTATGGTCGTTTATACCTTTGGTATTTGCAGCGTGGCGGTGTCAAGTTTTGCGACAGGGAATTTTATTAAAAACTTAGCGGATAATCCGGGTTTAGTATTCCACTTAGGTATTGCGCTATTTTCGTATGCTTTATTCTTTTTAGCGTTGCTTTATGCATTACAGCTAAAATGGTTAGATAAAAAACTGAAAAGCAAAAAACCGGTATTTTGCAGTATGTTGCCACCGTTAATGACCGTTGAACGTCATTTCTTCACTTTGACGTTAGCGGCACAGGCGATGCTGACGGTAACATTAATTTCCGGCATGATTTATCTGCATAATTTCTTTGCGCCAGAGCAAATTCATAAAGCGATTTTTTCTTTTATCGCTTGGATCGTTTATACGATTTTATTACTCGGACAATGGAAATTCCGTTGGCGTGGAAATCGGGTGCTAATTTATTCGATTTTAGGTACAATATTATTGACTATCGGTTATTTCGGTAGTCATGTGATTTCTTAA
- a CDS encoding HlyC/CorC family transporter — protein MDSIPLSTLFISLAILLFLSAFFSSSETGLMSLNRYKMRHLAESGHKGAKLAEKLLNKTDVLLSLILICNNLVNIAASAIATVIGMRLAGDAGVAIATGALTFVMLVFSEILPKTIAAIYPEKIGFFASYILTPLKKLLMPLVFLMNLIISALMKLLRVKKDENKGLSAEELRGVVLEAGKFIPTEHQEMLISILDMEKVTVEDIMVPRNDIGGIDIDDDWKSIMRQLNHAAHARVVLYKGNMDKNVLGMLRVREAFRLLLEKDEPSKETLIRAVDEVYFIPEGTPLTTQLMNFKTNKERIGLVVDEYGDIKGLVTLEDILEEIVGEFTTSTAPSLAEEVKQQSDGSVIIEGSANLRDLNKLFGWNLPVDEVRTFNGLILEHLEKIPDEDTQFELNNLKVTVLEVADNMVKQAKVEPISTSEEN, from the coding sequence TTGGACAGTATTCCCCTGAGTACTCTTTTTATTTCACTCGCAATTCTTTTATTCCTTTCTGCATTTTTCTCAAGTTCTGAAACAGGGCTAATGTCGCTCAACCGCTATAAAATGCGTCACCTTGCCGAAAGCGGTCACAAGGGGGCGAAACTTGCGGAAAAACTTCTCAACAAGACGGATGTATTACTCAGTCTTATCCTTATTTGTAATAACTTAGTCAATATTGCCGCTTCTGCGATTGCTACGGTGATTGGTATGCGTTTAGCCGGTGATGCCGGTGTGGCGATTGCAACCGGTGCATTGACCTTTGTAATGCTGGTTTTCTCAGAAATTTTACCGAAAACCATTGCGGCGATTTACCCGGAAAAAATCGGATTTTTTGCTAGTTATATCTTAACACCGTTAAAAAAATTATTAATGCCGTTAGTATTTTTAATGAATTTAATCATTAGTGCTTTAATGAAATTATTACGCGTTAAAAAAGATGAAAATAAAGGATTGAGTGCGGAAGAATTACGCGGTGTGGTTTTAGAAGCCGGAAAATTTATTCCGACCGAGCACCAAGAGATGTTAATTTCCATTTTAGATATGGAAAAAGTGACGGTCGAAGACATTATGGTGCCCCGCAACGACATTGGCGGTATTGATATTGATGACGATTGGAAATCAATTATGCGTCAATTAAACCATGCGGCACACGCCCGAGTGGTGCTTTATAAAGGCAATATGGATAAAAATGTACTCGGTATGTTGCGTGTAAGGGAAGCTTTCCGCTTACTGTTGGAAAAAGACGAACCAAGTAAAGAAACACTGATTCGAGCAGTGGATGAGGTTTACTTTATTCCGGAAGGTACGCCTTTGACGACTCAGCTAATGAATTTTAAAACCAATAAAGAACGTATTGGTTTAGTGGTAGATGAATATGGTGATATTAAAGGTTTAGTCACTTTAGAAGATATTTTGGAAGAGATTGTCGGTGAATTTACCACCTCAACTGCTCCAAGTTTGGCAGAAGAAGTGAAGCAACAATCGGATGGTTCGGTCATTATTGAAGGCTCGGCAAATTTACGCGATCTGAATAAGCTGTTCGGTTGGAATTTGCCAGTTGATGAAGTGCGAACTTTCAATGGCTTAATTTTGGAACATCTTGAAAAGATTCCGGATGAAGACACTCAATTTGAACTGAATAATTTAAAAGTGACGGTGTTGGAAGTGGCAGACAATATGGTAAAACAAGCGAAAGTTGAGCCAATATCCACATCAGAAGAAAACTAA
- a CDS encoding sodium-dependent transporter, with amino-acid sequence MSSSNATSAKRATFSGRNAFIIAAIGSAVGLGNIWRFPYTTYENGGGAFIIPYIVALLTAGIPLLFLDFAIGHRHRGAAPLSFRRLNRHFEVFGWWQVLVNVIIGIYYAVVLGWAAVYTYFSLTKAWGDKPVDFFVGEFLKMGDIANGISFEFVGMVVGPLIAVWIIALIVLALGVEKGIAKSSSILMPVLVIMFIVLVISSLFLPGAAKGLNALFTPDWTKLADPSVWIAAYGQIFFSLSICFGIMITYSSYLKKDADLTGTGMVVGFANSSFEVLAGIGVFAALGFMATAAGQEVSEVAKGGIGLAFFAFPTIINEAPMGTLLGVLFFGSLTFAALTSFISVIEVIIAAVQDKLKLGRVASTFIVGLPMMVVSVVLFGTTTGLPMLDVMDKFVNNFGIVAVAFASLVAIVAKGKLSTLGHHINKTSSIKVGTFWRLSVVVTTGVLAFMLFSEAIKVFNEGYEGYPSWFVNSFGWGMAVALVIVAFILSRLKWHNETEFNPENE; translated from the coding sequence GTGTCTTCTAGCAACGCAACTTCAGCAAAACGAGCCACGTTTTCCGGCCGTAATGCTTTTATTATCGCAGCCATCGGCTCTGCCGTTGGTTTAGGAAACATTTGGCGTTTCCCTTATACCACTTATGAAAATGGCGGTGGTGCATTTATTATTCCTTATATCGTAGCGCTTTTAACCGCAGGTATTCCGTTATTGTTTTTAGATTTTGCAATCGGTCATCGCCACCGTGGTGCGGCGCCATTGTCATTCCGCCGTTTAAACCGTCATTTTGAAGTATTTGGTTGGTGGCAAGTATTAGTAAATGTGATTATCGGTATTTATTATGCTGTGGTGCTTGGTTGGGCGGCCGTTTATACCTATTTTTCTCTGACTAAAGCGTGGGGAGATAAACCGGTTGATTTTTTTGTCGGCGAATTCTTAAAAATGGGTGATATCGCAAATGGTATCAGCTTTGAATTTGTGGGTATGGTAGTTGGCCCGCTTATTGCCGTATGGATTATTGCTTTAATCGTATTGGCATTAGGGGTAGAGAAAGGTATCGCAAAATCATCAAGCATTTTGATGCCGGTATTGGTTATCATGTTTATTGTGTTGGTAATCTCATCGTTATTTTTACCGGGTGCAGCGAAAGGTTTAAATGCGTTATTTACACCGGATTGGACGAAATTAGCCGATCCGAGCGTATGGATTGCAGCGTATGGCCAAATCTTTTTCTCGCTTTCAATTTGCTTCGGTATCATGATTACCTATTCTTCATATCTGAAGAAAGATGCGGATCTTACCGGTACGGGTATGGTGGTAGGCTTTGCCAACTCAAGTTTTGAAGTATTAGCCGGTATCGGGGTATTCGCAGCATTAGGTTTTATGGCAACCGCTGCCGGTCAGGAAGTGAGTGAAGTGGCGAAAGGCGGTATCGGTCTAGCGTTCTTTGCTTTCCCGACGATTATCAATGAAGCACCAATGGGGACATTACTTGGCGTGTTGTTCTTCGGTTCATTAACCTTTGCGGCGTTAACTTCTTTCATTTCAGTAATTGAAGTAATTATTGCCGCAGTTCAAGACAAATTAAAACTTGGTCGTGTGGCTTCAACATTTATTGTTGGTTTACCAATGATGGTGGTATCTGTGGTGTTATTCGGTACCACAACTGGCTTACCGATGTTGGATGTGATGGATAAATTTGTTAATAACTTCGGTATTGTTGCGGTAGCCTTTGCTTCGTTAGTGGCGATTGTGGCAAAAGGTAAGCTCAGTACGCTTGGTCACCATATCAATAAAACTTCATCAATTAAGGTTGGCACGTTCTGGCGTTTATCTGTAGTAGTTACCACTGGGGTATTAGCCTTTATGTTATTCAGTGAAGCGATCAAAGTGTTTAACGAAGGATACGAAGGTTATCCGAGTTGGTTTGTGAATAGCTTCGGTTGGGGCATGGCAGTTGCGTTGGTTATCGTAGCGTTTATTCTGTCTCGCTTAAAATGGCATAACGAAACGGAATTTAATCCGGAAAACGAATAG
- a CDS encoding methionine/alanine import family NSS transporter small subunit codes for MSTPAIIMMSIALVIIWGGLAFAVKRLPKE; via the coding sequence ATGAGTACTCCAGCAATTATTATGATGAGCATTGCGCTCGTGATTATTTGGGGCGGATTAGCTTTTGCGGTTAAACGCTTACCAAAAGAATAA